Proteins encoded in a region of the Streptomyces liliiviolaceus genome:
- a CDS encoding ATP-binding protein, with the protein MVASHPHDLFGREKETGCLHEKIGALRNGGGAVLLRGEPGIGKTALLEWAASHASENGVRVLGAVGVESEALLPFAGLHQLVYPVRSFVARLPAARRDVLEGALGVRGSTVPNDPFPVALSALDLLARAASHSPVLLVIDDVHRFDRASAEVFALLARRLESEPVLLLAALRDGCPSPLAKTGVPELAVGPLSAEASATLVDVRAPELPSSTRAVLLREAAGHPLALTELAATAAGPGPAGPAAGPWTPMSRRLQDAFTGRLHTLPCSTRRLLVVAACDDRSSLPEILRAASLQGPERVVASDLAPAIAAGLLEAGDGTVRFRHPLMPSAIRQSTPADRRRAVHAALAHCVPAGSDRQTWHEAAATTRPDEHLAVRLDEAAHRARRRGDADASVKALEQAARLSGDTARGGERLLRAAAQAVDAGRHHLVARLLEAAEPWATAPGQRARLQWIKGSPEDGMRDVSEGAAALTRLARTVLAEGQVDLAVSILASAAQRCFWSEPGPAARHGIVALADELPLSDTDPSLLSIIAHAQPIDCGTRVVSGLRRAAAQAAADPRAERLLGGAALMVGEFALARTLSRTSAPGLRAEGRLGLAARAWGVQAWSGAQSAQLTSTVPVAEEATRLARDTGQTYLHALGLATEARVAALRGLPERALELAGEAERIALPVAARPVLATVQLARGLAAMGAGRFHEAYGHLRRMHDPGDPAHQTALRCYALIELTDAAVHCGERDSARSVVDEMARAASRTSSPGMRRGLAYARAALADDTDAEGLFRAALDDAPRTWAFDRARLQLAYGQWLRRQRRAMDSREQLRAAEDAFDALGTVPWANRARQELLASGEFSRRREPAARDRLTRQESQVARMAAEGLTNREIAERLYLSPRTVSTHLHRVFPKLGISSRAALASVFPERRAEYHDASR; encoded by the coding sequence ATGGTGGCTTCACATCCCCATGATCTGTTCGGCCGCGAGAAAGAGACCGGCTGTCTCCACGAAAAGATCGGGGCACTCCGGAACGGCGGCGGAGCGGTTCTCCTGCGCGGCGAACCCGGAATCGGCAAGACCGCCCTGCTGGAATGGGCCGCTTCGCACGCCTCGGAAAACGGTGTACGTGTCCTTGGGGCGGTCGGCGTGGAATCGGAGGCGCTTCTTCCTTTTGCCGGTCTGCATCAACTGGTCTATCCGGTCCGCTCTTTCGTCGCACGGTTGCCCGCAGCACGGCGCGATGTCCTGGAGGGTGCGCTCGGGGTGCGGGGCTCCACCGTCCCCAACGACCCTTTCCCGGTTGCTCTTTCCGCCCTCGATCTGCTGGCCCGCGCCGCCTCTCACTCCCCCGTGCTGCTGGTGATCGACGACGTCCACCGGTTCGACCGCGCCAGCGCGGAGGTCTTCGCCCTCCTCGCCCGACGGCTGGAGTCCGAGCCTGTCCTGCTCCTGGCGGCACTGCGCGACGGCTGTCCCTCACCGCTGGCCAAGACCGGCGTACCCGAGCTGGCGGTGGGTCCCCTCTCCGCCGAGGCCTCCGCCACCCTGGTCGACGTCCGGGCCCCGGAGCTGCCCTCCTCGACCCGGGCGGTGCTGCTGAGGGAAGCAGCGGGCCACCCCCTCGCGCTGACGGAGCTGGCCGCCACCGCGGCGGGCCCGGGGCCCGCCGGCCCGGCCGCAGGCCCCTGGACCCCCATGTCCCGGCGTCTCCAGGACGCCTTCACCGGCCGTCTGCACACACTTCCCTGCTCGACCCGTCGGCTGCTGGTGGTGGCCGCGTGCGACGACCGCTCCTCCCTCCCCGAGATCCTGCGCGCGGCCTCGCTCCAGGGTCCGGAGCGGGTCGTGGCGTCCGACCTGGCACCGGCGATCGCCGCGGGCCTGCTGGAAGCCGGCGACGGCACCGTCCGTTTCCGTCATCCGCTGATGCCGTCGGCGATCCGTCAGAGCACGCCCGCGGACCGGCGCCGGGCCGTGCATGCCGCGCTGGCCCACTGCGTCCCGGCGGGCTCCGACCGGCAGACCTGGCACGAGGCCGCGGCGACGACCCGGCCCGACGAGCACCTGGCCGTACGTCTCGACGAGGCCGCCCACCGGGCCCGTCGCCGCGGTGACGCCGACGCGTCGGTCAAGGCCCTGGAGCAGGCGGCCAGACTGAGCGGCGACACCGCGCGAGGGGGCGAACGGCTCCTGAGGGCCGCGGCCCAGGCCGTCGACGCCGGCCGACACCACCTCGTAGCCCGGCTGCTGGAGGCCGCGGAGCCCTGGGCCACGGCGCCCGGCCAACGTGCCCGCCTGCAGTGGATCAAGGGCAGCCCGGAGGACGGGATGCGGGACGTCTCCGAAGGGGCCGCCGCTCTGACACGGCTGGCCCGGACGGTTCTCGCGGAAGGCCAGGTCGATCTCGCCGTGAGCATCCTGGCCAGTGCCGCGCAGCGCTGCTTCTGGTCCGAACCGGGGCCGGCCGCACGGCACGGCATCGTCGCGCTCGCCGACGAACTGCCCTTGTCCGACACGGATCCGTCGCTGCTCTCGATCATCGCCCACGCCCAGCCCATCGACTGCGGCACACGGGTGGTGAGCGGTCTGAGGCGTGCCGCGGCGCAGGCCGCGGCCGATCCCCGGGCGGAACGTCTCCTCGGCGGTGCGGCCCTCATGGTCGGTGAGTTCGCTCTGGCGCGGACGCTGTCCAGGACGTCGGCACCGGGGCTGCGGGCGGAGGGACGTCTGGGACTCGCCGCCAGGGCGTGGGGGGTGCAGGCGTGGAGCGGGGCCCAGTCGGCGCAGCTCACGTCGACCGTTCCGGTCGCCGAGGAGGCGACACGGCTGGCCCGGGACACCGGCCAGACCTATCTCCACGCACTGGGTCTCGCGACCGAGGCCCGTGTCGCGGCGCTGCGGGGCCTGCCCGAACGCGCTCTCGAACTCGCGGGAGAGGCGGAGCGCATCGCCCTGCCGGTCGCGGCGCGGCCCGTGCTCGCGACCGTGCAACTGGCGCGCGGACTGGCCGCGATGGGGGCGGGCCGTTTCCACGAGGCGTACGGGCATCTTCGGCGGATGCACGACCCCGGGGACCCGGCTCACCAGACCGCCCTGCGCTGCTACGCGCTGATCGAGCTGACGGATGCCGCCGTACATTGCGGGGAGCGGGACTCGGCGCGTTCTGTGGTCGACGAGATGGCGCGGGCCGCCTCCCGTACGTCGTCCCCGGGGATGCGCCGCGGCCTGGCCTACGCCCGCGCGGCACTGGCGGACGACACGGACGCCGAGGGGCTCTTCCGCGCGGCGCTGGACGACGCCCCCCGCACCTGGGCCTTCGACCGCGCGCGCCTGCAACTGGCCTACGGGCAGTGGCTGCGGCGTCAGCGGCGGGCCATGGACTCCCGCGAGCAACTGCGCGCCGCCGAGGACGCGTTCGACGCGCTGGGAACCGTTCCGTGGGCGAACCGGGCCCGACAGGAACTCCTGGCCTCCGGGGAATTCAGCAGACGCCGCGAACCGGCCGCCCGAGACCGTCTGACGCGGCAGGAGTCGCAGGTCGCGCGAATGGCGGCCGAGGGACTCACCAATCGGGAGATCGCAGAACGGCTGTATCTCTCCCCCCGCACCGTGAGCACGCATCTGCACCGCGTTTTCCCGAAACTGGGTATCTCGTCACGGGCCGCACTGGCTTCCGTATTTCCCGAGCGGAGAGCGGAATACCACGACGCTTCAAGATGA
- a CDS encoding FtsK/SpoIIIE domain-containing protein, with protein MSIPVVVDTEPSARTGRLAAELARAVEQDGVGGERDTGPTLYVGAEPVDPDLTLQAAGIRDGMDLGLGAPLPWAPEPEGMTELRLVSGPGAGTVFRLTPGEYDLGSAPNCRIRLASSVPAFAARVQVRVDGTAFVSPGDAAQLDGRPLSDEAAWLAGSQLAVGDVLLELSSRTSAKAPLTPSDDGLGLEFNRPPRFLPTLGNPRFRLPSPPVKPDKRPIPLLPILLLPAGSAVIAIFVTGRWTFVFLALLSPIAALVTQFGGRKQAMLKYQEQFAEHRRTMDRLRSDIEDAVREEQRSLRAAHPDPAALLQMASQPSERLWERRWQDTDFLTLRVGTADIPSSVSVEDPTQDEHRRTTVPGLNQVPVTVPLRRAGVAGIAGPGAGGLAGWLAAQAASLHSPADLRIVVLAGPDAERDWAWTRWLPHCRPQSEDTYVLVGSTADSLARRIGELGQIVASRLAAGPELQRGGVAGQPDILVILDQARRARSLPGVVALLRDGPSVGVHTICMDREERLLPEECGAVVVLPTGTDAGSRVRTGGGAALEGVRTDVPDPGWYDRLGRVLAPLRGVGDSDESVLPGAVRLLDLLGLEPPTAEAVVAGWALSGRSTRAVMGTGYDGDFAVDLVRDGPHGLVAGTTGSGKSELLQTLIATLAVVNRPDEMTFVLVDYKGGSAFAECAELPHTVGMVTDLDTHLVERALVSLGAELRRREAILSEAAAKDIEDYLDKRARGGDVLPPLPRLLLVIDEFASMARELPDFISGLVNIAQRGRSLGIHLILATQRPSGAVTADIRANTNLRIALRTTDTGESRDIIDAPEAGEISSATPGRAYARLGPSALLPFQAARVGGRSPAAAAVADTEVPVRARTLSWQELGGPVIRTAGSSGSAAGNVSAVTDLSTLTSAIAAAARLAEVARQPSPWLPALPDVLAWTPAQSPKPVADREASLPAVAYGLVDLPAEQSRTPLVFDLDRAGHLHIVGSARSGRSQALRTLSAALAQAHGVEDVHLYGIDCGNGALNALTALPHCGAVVDRKQTERLNRLLDRLVAELTSRQTLLGARGTADLAELRSIASADERLPHIVVLVDRFEVFEREFATFDNGSFLERMLKLLRDGAGAGIHVVPAGDRVLGSGRFAGTTEDKLVLRLNDRSDYGTVGIPSRSAPTDPAPGRALRAQDLSEAQIAVLSTDLAGTAQAQVLTELGASLALREAEVPDTRRPPRLDVLPDRISYADAAALHTAGGPLRPLVAVGGDTLVSLGPDLADVPTFAVAGPPRTGRSTALLSVACSVLAAGGGVIVLAPRRSPLRELAGRPGVVAVLTEADVSTAVFRETLGSVPQETAVILVDDAELFMGAEIDPDLALLARGGAGAGWGLVVAGNAESLSLSLAGWVGQVKRNRSGMLLSPQSLGDGDVVGVRLTRGLVGGAPQPGRGLLHLGDGTLTAVQVPAARPED; from the coding sequence GTGTCCATCCCTGTCGTCGTCGACACCGAACCCTCCGCCCGGACGGGCCGGCTCGCGGCGGAACTCGCCCGTGCGGTCGAGCAGGACGGTGTCGGCGGAGAGCGGGACACCGGCCCCACCCTCTACGTGGGGGCCGAACCGGTCGACCCGGACCTGACCCTGCAGGCCGCGGGGATACGCGACGGCATGGACCTCGGTCTCGGCGCGCCCCTTCCCTGGGCGCCCGAGCCCGAGGGCATGACGGAACTGCGCCTGGTCTCGGGGCCGGGGGCAGGCACCGTCTTCCGTCTGACGCCGGGCGAGTACGACCTCGGCAGCGCGCCGAACTGCCGTATCCGGCTGGCTTCCTCGGTGCCCGCCTTCGCCGCCCGGGTCCAGGTCCGGGTGGACGGCACCGCGTTCGTGTCCCCCGGTGACGCCGCACAGCTGGACGGCCGACCGCTGAGCGACGAGGCGGCCTGGCTGGCCGGCAGCCAACTGGCCGTCGGGGACGTCCTTCTGGAACTGAGTTCGAGGACATCGGCCAAGGCGCCGCTGACCCCGTCCGACGACGGGCTCGGGCTGGAGTTCAACCGGCCTCCCCGCTTCCTGCCCACGCTCGGCAACCCCCGTTTCCGCCTGCCCTCACCACCCGTCAAACCCGACAAGCGCCCGATCCCCCTGCTGCCGATCCTGCTGCTGCCCGCGGGAAGCGCGGTCATCGCCATCTTCGTCACGGGGCGCTGGACCTTCGTCTTCCTGGCGCTGCTGTCACCGATCGCCGCCCTGGTCACCCAGTTCGGCGGCCGCAAGCAGGCGATGCTCAAGTACCAGGAGCAGTTCGCGGAACACCGGCGCACGATGGACCGACTGCGTTCGGACATCGAGGACGCCGTACGGGAGGAACAGCGCAGCCTCAGGGCGGCGCACCCGGATCCGGCCGCACTGCTCCAGATGGCCTCCCAGCCCTCGGAACGGCTGTGGGAACGGCGTTGGCAGGACACGGACTTCCTCACCCTGCGCGTGGGTACCGCCGACATCCCCTCCTCCGTGAGCGTGGAGGATCCGACACAGGACGAACACCGCCGCACGACGGTGCCCGGCCTCAACCAGGTGCCGGTCACCGTGCCCCTGAGACGTGCCGGAGTGGCGGGCATCGCCGGTCCGGGCGCCGGCGGGCTCGCCGGCTGGCTGGCGGCCCAGGCCGCGAGCCTGCACAGCCCGGCGGATCTGCGGATCGTCGTGCTGGCCGGCCCCGACGCCGAGCGCGACTGGGCCTGGACACGCTGGCTGCCGCACTGCCGACCGCAGTCCGAGGACACGTACGTGCTGGTGGGATCCACCGCCGACTCGCTGGCCCGGCGCATCGGCGAGCTCGGCCAGATCGTCGCGTCCCGTCTCGCCGCCGGGCCCGAACTGCAGCGGGGCGGGGTGGCGGGACAGCCCGACATCCTGGTGATCCTGGATCAGGCCCGCCGGGCCCGCTCCCTGCCGGGCGTGGTCGCTCTCCTGCGCGACGGCCCGTCGGTCGGGGTGCACACGATCTGCATGGATCGGGAGGAGCGTCTGCTGCCCGAGGAGTGCGGAGCCGTCGTGGTGCTGCCCACCGGGACCGATGCCGGTTCCCGGGTGCGCACCGGCGGGGGCGCGGCACTGGAGGGCGTACGTACCGACGTTCCCGATCCCGGCTGGTACGACCGGCTGGGGCGGGTCCTGGCGCCGTTGCGGGGTGTGGGCGACTCGGACGAGAGCGTGCTTCCGGGCGCCGTCCGGCTGCTCGATCTGCTCGGCCTCGAACCGCCGACGGCGGAGGCCGTGGTCGCCGGCTGGGCGCTGTCGGGACGCAGCACCCGTGCGGTCATGGGCACCGGATACGACGGCGACTTCGCCGTGGACCTGGTGCGGGACGGCCCGCACGGTCTGGTGGCGGGCACCACCGGTTCGGGCAAGTCGGAGCTGCTGCAGACCCTCATCGCCACGCTCGCCGTCGTCAACCGGCCCGACGAGATGACGTTCGTCCTCGTGGACTACAAGGGCGGCAGCGCGTTCGCCGAGTGCGCGGAGCTGCCCCACACCGTCGGCATGGTGACCGACCTGGACACCCACCTGGTCGAACGGGCGCTGGTGTCGCTGGGGGCGGAGCTGCGCCGCCGGGAGGCGATCCTGTCGGAGGCGGCGGCGAAGGACATCGAGGACTACCTCGACAAGCGGGCCAGGGGCGGGGACGTGCTGCCGCCCCTGCCGCGACTGCTGCTCGTGATCGACGAGTTCGCCTCCATGGCGCGCGAACTCCCCGACTTCATCTCGGGGCTGGTCAACATCGCCCAGCGGGGACGGTCCCTGGGCATCCATCTGATCCTGGCCACGCAGCGGCCCAGCGGTGCCGTCACCGCCGACATCCGGGCCAACACCAATCTGCGGATCGCGCTGCGCACCACGGACACCGGGGAGAGCCGGGACATCATCGACGCCCCCGAGGCGGGTGAGATCTCCTCCGCGACGCCCGGGCGCGCCTATGCCCGGCTGGGTCCCTCGGCGCTGCTGCCGTTCCAGGCGGCCCGGGTGGGCGGCCGGAGTCCCGCGGCGGCAGCGGTGGCGGACACCGAGGTACCGGTGCGGGCCCGCACGCTGAGCTGGCAGGAGCTGGGCGGGCCGGTGATCCGTACCGCCGGCTCCTCCGGCTCCGCCGCCGGGAACGTCTCCGCCGTCACGGATCTCTCCACGCTGACCTCGGCCATCGCCGCGGCGGCCCGTCTCGCGGAGGTGGCACGGCAGCCCAGCCCCTGGCTGCCCGCGCTACCGGACGTCCTCGCCTGGACACCCGCGCAGTCCCCCAAGCCGGTCGCCGACCGCGAGGCGTCGCTGCCCGCCGTCGCCTACGGTCTGGTGGACCTGCCGGCCGAACAGAGCCGTACGCCGCTGGTGTTCGACCTCGACCGGGCGGGCCACCTGCACATCGTCGGCTCCGCCCGCAGCGGTCGCTCGCAGGCGCTGCGTACGCTGTCGGCGGCGCTGGCCCAGGCGCACGGGGTGGAGGACGTGCACCTGTACGGCATCGACTGCGGCAACGGCGCGCTGAACGCGTTGACCGCGCTGCCGCACTGTGGCGCCGTGGTGGACCGCAAGCAGACCGAGCGGCTCAACCGCCTGCTCGACCGGCTCGTCGCCGAACTCACCTCGCGTCAGACGCTGTTGGGGGCGCGCGGGACCGCCGACCTCGCCGAGTTGCGGAGCATAGCGTCCGCGGACGAACGGCTGCCGCACATCGTGGTGCTGGTGGACCGGTTCGAGGTCTTCGAGCGCGAGTTCGCCACGTTCGACAACGGCAGCTTCCTGGAGCGCATGCTCAAGCTCCTCAGGGACGGAGCGGGCGCCGGCATCCATGTGGTGCCGGCCGGTGACCGGGTGCTGGGCAGCGGCCGTTTCGCCGGGACGACCGAGGACAAGCTCGTCCTGCGGCTCAACGACCGCTCGGACTACGGCACGGTGGGCATTCCGTCCCGGTCGGCGCCCACGGATCCGGCGCCGGGCAGGGCGCTGCGGGCCCAGGATCTGAGCGAGGCGCAGATCGCCGTGCTGTCGACGGACCTGGCCGGCACCGCGCAGGCCCAGGTGCTCACGGAGCTGGGCGCTTCGCTGGCGCTGCGGGAGGCGGAGGTTCCCGACACCCGGCGCCCGCCGCGGCTGGACGTACTGCCCGATCGCATCTCGTACGCCGACGCGGCGGCGCTGCACACCGCGGGAGGTCCGCTGCGTCCGCTGGTCGCGGTCGGCGGGGACACCCTCGTCTCGCTGGGGCCCGATCTGGCGGACGTGCCCACGTTCGCCGTCGCCGGCCCGCCGCGCACCGGCCGCAGCACCGCTCTGCTGAGCGTGGCGTGTTCCGTCCTGGCGGCCGGCGGCGGTGTCATCGTGCTCGCTCCGCGCAGGTCACCGTTGCGTGAGCTGGCGGGGCGGCCGGGTGTCGTCGCCGTTCTCACCGAGGCGGACGTGTCGACCGCCGTGTTCCGCGAGACGCTCGGAAGTGTCCCTCAGGAGACCGCGGTGATCCTGGTGGACGACGCCGAACTGTTCATGGGAGCGGAGATCGACCCCGATCTGGCGCTGCTGGCGCGTGGCGGAGCGGGGGCCGGCTGGGGGCTCGTGGTGGCGGGCAACGCCGAATCCCTGTCCCTGAGTCTCGCCGGCTGGGTGGGGCAGGTGAAGCGGAACAGGTCCGGCATGCTGCTCTCCCCGCAGAGTCTGGGCGACGGCGATGTCGTGGGCGTCCGGCTCACCCGGGGGCTCGTCGGCGGTGCTCCGCAGCCGGGACGCGGGCTGCTCCACCTCGGGGACGGCACTCTGACCGCGGTACAGGTTCCGGCCGCACGTCCCGAGGACTGA
- a CDS encoding ATP-binding protein, producing MALIGRGPELATVTAVVDRARAGSGGALLIAGEPGIGKTALLEHLLTGLAPEDVRVLTTVERHVPTTVPTERDAHLPFAGLSRLLAPVRSHDAALPPAQRAALARAFDTGAFDTGAFGAEDKDDEDTADPFPVALAALGLLAEAAARRPVLLVVEDLHLLDAASATALAFVARRLTSEPVALLAALREGLDSPLNNAGLPTLTLGPLGAAHAADVVDARAPGLSPGLRERVLAEAGGNPLALTELTSAARQSGATTAVTTAWQPLSTRLEKAFRARVAALPSRTRTLLVIAAVNDGSPLTEILDVARLVDGEPARAEDLAPAVDAHLVALSGDELRFRHPLSRAAVLSGTSTRRHQAVRAALAEVLDQRTGRRIRQPAAPQPPPADAVAAALEEANRRLERPGGVMAAVGALEHAARLAGRPEHRTELLLHAADIAVESGRHDEVVRLLNRAAADPLTAQQQARVTWTSARFQENVHADADAFALAALAEEVASGGDTGLALRILWTAARRNFWLESGEDAARYVADLALRLPFDNEPQVLAVLAYTAPMAQGARVIARLRHWAAHPGGDATADRFLGTAAVLVGAFDLAAGFSAASLSGLRAQGRTFQLVGALAARGWSAALLCDLAVAVPSAAEADRLSQETGQTLLQGTARCTKALIAALRGELDDAERLAQESMDLGGSLRARPVLATAHMALAQVASARGSFDEALTHLRQLQDPAAAAYHPTLRHYALIDLVDVAQRAHRTEEIRDLVRRTEAIARKTPSTALHVGVRFARAVLAHEDEDAERCFLEALAADLTRWPFARARTQLAYGEWLRRRRRDTQARGPLRAARDAFDALGAVAFGERARRELRASGEAGSERVPRAHELLNPQELQIAMMAAEGLTNREIGEKLHLSHRTVSNHLHRVFPKLGVTSRTALGHLLRSAD from the coding sequence GTGGCACTCATCGGACGGGGTCCCGAGCTCGCCACCGTCACGGCTGTCGTCGACCGTGCACGCGCGGGCAGCGGTGGGGCGCTCCTGATCGCGGGGGAACCCGGGATCGGCAAGACCGCACTGCTGGAGCACCTGCTCACCGGGCTCGCCCCCGAGGACGTCCGTGTTCTGACGACCGTCGAGCGCCACGTTCCGACGACCGTCCCCACCGAGCGGGACGCCCATCTGCCCTTCGCCGGACTGAGCCGTCTGCTGGCCCCCGTACGCTCCCACGACGCCGCGCTGCCGCCCGCTCAACGGGCGGCCCTCGCCCGGGCTTTCGACACCGGAGCCTTCGACACCGGGGCCTTCGGCGCCGAGGACAAGGACGACGAGGACACCGCCGATCCGTTCCCGGTGGCCCTGGCGGCCCTCGGCCTCCTGGCGGAGGCAGCCGCCCGGCGCCCCGTCCTGCTCGTCGTGGAGGACCTGCACCTGCTGGACGCGGCGAGCGCCACCGCGCTGGCCTTCGTGGCGCGCAGGCTCACCTCGGAACCGGTCGCGCTGCTCGCCGCTCTCCGGGAAGGCCTCGACTCGCCGCTGAACAACGCCGGTCTGCCCACCCTGACGCTGGGGCCGCTCGGCGCGGCCCACGCCGCCGACGTCGTCGACGCCCGGGCCCCGGGCCTCTCTCCCGGCCTGCGGGAACGGGTACTGGCGGAAGCCGGAGGCAATCCCCTCGCTCTCACGGAGCTGACGTCCGCCGCCCGGCAGAGCGGCGCTACGACCGCGGTGACCACGGCCTGGCAGCCGCTGTCCACCCGGCTGGAGAAAGCTTTCCGCGCAAGAGTCGCGGCGCTGCCCTCCCGTACGAGAACCCTCCTGGTGATCGCCGCCGTCAACGACGGCAGCCCGCTGACGGAGATCCTCGACGTCGCACGGCTGGTCGACGGAGAGCCGGCCCGCGCCGAGGACCTGGCACCCGCCGTCGACGCCCACCTCGTCGCCCTGTCCGGCGACGAACTGCGCTTCCGCCACCCGCTCAGCCGCGCCGCCGTCCTCTCCGGGACCAGCACACGCCGCCACCAAGCGGTGCGCGCGGCGCTCGCGGAAGTACTGGACCAACGGACCGGACGTCGGATCCGGCAGCCGGCGGCCCCGCAGCCGCCACCGGCCGATGCCGTGGCCGCCGCCCTGGAGGAGGCGAACCGCCGGCTCGAACGGCCCGGCGGTGTCATGGCGGCCGTCGGCGCGCTGGAACACGCCGCACGGCTGGCGGGCCGGCCGGAACACCGGACCGAACTGCTGCTGCACGCCGCCGACATCGCCGTGGAGTCGGGACGGCACGACGAGGTGGTACGCCTGCTGAACCGGGCGGCCGCGGACCCGCTGACCGCCCAGCAGCAGGCCCGGGTCACCTGGACGTCCGCCCGCTTCCAGGAGAACGTGCACGCCGACGCCGATGCCTTCGCCCTGGCGGCCCTGGCCGAAGAGGTGGCCTCCGGCGGCGACACCGGGCTCGCGCTGCGGATCCTGTGGACGGCGGCCCGGCGCAACTTCTGGCTGGAGAGCGGCGAGGACGCCGCCCGCTACGTGGCCGACCTCGCCCTGCGCCTGCCCTTCGACAACGAGCCGCAGGTCCTCGCCGTCCTGGCCTACACGGCGCCGATGGCACAGGGAGCCCGTGTCATCGCCCGGCTGAGGCACTGGGCGGCCCATCCCGGCGGCGACGCCACCGCCGACCGGTTCCTCGGTACGGCGGCTGTCCTGGTCGGCGCGTTCGACCTGGCCGCGGGCTTCTCCGCCGCCTCCCTGTCCGGACTGCGGGCCCAGGGGCGGACGTTCCAGCTGGTCGGCGCACTCGCCGCGCGGGGATGGAGCGCCGCTCTGCTGTGCGACCTGGCCGTGGCCGTTCCGTCGGCAGCGGAGGCCGACCGGCTGAGCCAGGAGACCGGCCAGACCCTGCTGCAAGGAACGGCACGCTGCACGAAGGCACTGATCGCGGCGTTGCGAGGGGAGCTGGACGACGCCGAGCGACTGGCCCAGGAGTCGATGGACCTCGGCGGCAGTCTGCGCGCCCGGCCCGTTCTGGCCACCGCCCACATGGCTCTCGCCCAGGTGGCGTCGGCCCGCGGGTCGTTCGACGAGGCGCTGACGCACCTGCGGCAGCTACAGGATCCGGCTGCCGCCGCGTACCATCCGACGCTGCGGCACTACGCGTTGATCGATCTCGTCGACGTCGCACAGCGGGCCCATCGCACCGAGGAGATCCGCGACCTCGTCCGCCGGACGGAGGCCATCGCCCGCAAGACCCCTTCGACCGCACTGCACGTGGGTGTGCGCTTCGCACGGGCCGTGCTGGCCCACGAGGACGAGGACGCCGAGCGCTGTTTCCTGGAGGCACTGGCCGCCGATCTGACGCGCTGGCCCTTCGCCCGCGCGCGCACGCAGCTCGCCTACGGCGAATGGCTGCGCCGCAGGCGCCGCGACACCCAGGCCCGCGGCCCCCTGCGGGCCGCCCGCGACGCGTTCGACGCGCTGGGCGCCGTCGCTTTCGGTGAGCGTGCCCGCCGGGAACTGCGCGCCTCCGGAGAGGCCGGATCGGAACGGGTCCCCAGGGCGCACGAGTTGCTGAACCCGCAGGAGCTGCAGATCGCCATGATGGCGGCCGAGGGGCTCACCAACCGGGAGATCGGCGAGAAGCTCCATCTGTCCCACCGGACGGTCAGCAACCATCTGCACCGCGTCTTCCCGAAGCTGGGCGTCACCTCTCGCACCGCCCTGGGACACCTGCTGCGGTCGGCCGACTGA
- a CDS encoding WXG100 family type VII secretion target gives MPNFAVNSDETAAASASLLNDFSSLQDKLTEVRGKITQLLSQGYSTPAAQQKFQPFFDEFAKGFEQVNQGLQGISQYVKAVGDAFSQTDEQLGSNLG, from the coding sequence ATGCCCAACTTCGCCGTCAACTCGGACGAGACCGCTGCCGCCTCGGCCTCCCTCCTCAACGACTTCTCCTCGCTGCAGGACAAGCTGACCGAGGTGCGCGGCAAGATCACCCAGCTGCTGTCCCAGGGCTACAGCACTCCTGCCGCACAGCAGAAGTTCCAGCCCTTCTTCGACGAGTTCGCCAAGGGCTTCGAGCAGGTGAACCAGGGACTGCAGGGGATCAGCCAGTACGTCAAGGCCGTCGGCGACGCCTTCTCGCAGACCGACGAGCAGCTCGGTTCCAACCTCGGCTGA
- a CDS encoding AfsR/SARP family transcriptional regulator, with protein MGQMSFGVLGALQVRRDGVALAAGPPRQRSLLALLLARAGEATALHEVVDVLWGEAPPPSAVNLIRRYVGELRRVLEPELPSLAAGQWLLGQAGTYRLALPDGRLDLVTFRRLRTRAREHCREGDHRRGVETYVHGLRLWRGPAAADIPAEIRGHPVFGALDRERLATAKDAADAALRGGCGALLVDELYRVADHHPLDESLQAKLMTALSATGNRAEAVAVYNDVSTRLRDDLGIGPGPQLRSALRDAVAPSAGAGAPVVLARERVQDGLRTLERPSVTT; from the coding sequence ATGGGACAGATGAGCTTCGGAGTACTGGGAGCGTTGCAGGTACGACGTGACGGCGTGGCCCTGGCCGCGGGGCCACCGCGGCAGCGGTCCCTGCTGGCGCTGCTGCTCGCGCGCGCGGGTGAGGCGACCGCCCTGCACGAGGTGGTGGACGTGCTCTGGGGCGAAGCGCCGCCGCCGAGCGCGGTCAATCTGATCCGGCGGTACGTCGGTGAGCTGCGCAGGGTCCTCGAACCGGAACTGCCGTCCCTGGCGGCCGGGCAGTGGCTGCTGGGGCAGGCCGGAACCTACCGGCTGGCCCTGCCGGACGGCCGCCTGGACCTGGTGACGTTCCGGCGGCTGAGGACCCGGGCCCGCGAGCACTGCCGTGAGGGGGATCACCGGCGGGGCGTCGAGACGTACGTCCACGGGCTGCGGCTGTGGCGCGGGCCCGCGGCGGCGGACATACCGGCCGAGATCAGGGGCCACCCCGTCTTCGGCGCGCTCGACCGGGAACGGCTGGCGACCGCCAAGGACGCGGCCGACGCGGCACTGCGGGGCGGCTGCGGCGCCCTGCTGGTGGACGAGCTGTACCGGGTCGCCGACCACCACCCGCTGGATGAATCGTTGCAGGCCAAGTTGATGACGGCTTTGTCGGCCACCGGGAACCGGGCGGAGGCGGTCGCCGTGTACAACGACGTCTCGACGCGACTGCGCGACGACCTGGGCATCGGTCCGGGCCCTCAGTTGCGTTCCGCGCTCCGGGACGCCGTAGCGCCGTCCGCCGGAGCCGGCGCCCCGGTCGTCCTCGCGCGGGAACGCGTCCAGGACGGACTGCGGACGCTGGAGCGCCCGTCGGTCACGACGTAG